Part of the Trichoderma asperellum chromosome 1, complete sequence genome is shown below.
TAGGCTACCTTTGAAAAGTTTGCCTCCAAATGGTCCATGACGGCCATGGAGAGTCTGCGCATCAGGGTCGAGAATTGGCTGTTCCATCTGCAATTTGGCATGGAGCTGACAACACAGAGAGCGCCAATGTTGATGCCTCGCTGGGTGCGAATGGGAACAGAGGCATAGAAATGATGGCCACCTCCAGGCTGGCAATAGGGCTTCGACTTGAAACGAGGATCTGTTGCCAGGTCTTTGACCACAAGGACTGGGAGTTGGTCACCGTCAGGTTCGCAGTGATCAAACTGAGTTGCGTCTTTCTCAATTTGCAGGCCTCCACGCGGTCGCTCAAGGCGGTGAGATTCTAGAAGAGTATACTCGCAAGTGCTGTGGGCGCGAGGAATGGCAGTGCCACACATCCAAAGGCCGAGGTCGCTATCCTCTGCCGACAAGGGGAGCATTCTAGTGGCCTCGGCGATGAAATACTGGTGCTCCACGTCAAAGAGCGAAATGAATGCCCGCTCAGTGCCAGTTTGAAATACGGCCAACTGGGCCAGTCCAGTTAAGACCAGATCTTGCGAAGGCGTCAACTCAGAGCTAGGGAGAGGCTCGCCATTGTTGTTCACTTTGCTTGTGGACAGTAGAGTTGGATCATATCTATTGCCATGCATTTGTGTTAGCAGGATTCTCTCTCCAGCCCACTTATCGACTCAATAGTGGTTATTTCCTCAAGGCCTTTCTTTtaggcaagaagagagaatatAGAGTAGAGCGCCGAGGGCAAAAGACAAGGGGGGGATCAGAAATCTCATAGTAACAAACTGACTTGAAAGTCTCGCGCTGCCGCGTTGCTTCGGACACAGCCCGATAGGGCGGCATGGGACGCCCATCCATTGTCTAGCGCTGCACCTATCCGATATGTTGATGGTGTTGTGCGTGGGAgacaagagagagggagaaaaaaaaaagggcaaggaTGCTTCTTGGGGTAGGTTGGTTGTACGGGCACTATTTTGCGGTTAGAGTCGTCGAATGAGGATGCAGAGTCAGTTACTGCTTACGAAGGCCCAAAGTACACTGAATGGATACAAATTCAAATGGCCTTGCAAAtactgctgcagccgctgagTCGAGGCCGGGATTCACCACCAAATAAAATCAAAGACGCTGATTTTTTGACAGTGCCCGACCCAGACGATGCTCTCAGACTGGCGGCGTTGGCTGGCTGGAAGCTGGGTaggcgatgaggatggaTAGTGAGAGTGATGAGAGGATGGAGGCGTATCGAAGAGAAAGGTTGACGATTGAAGGTTtgatggatgaagaggaagagtcgAGGGGTGAAGAGTCGAGATGCGGTtgtgaagagaagatgcGAGAAAGTGAAAAAGCGCAGGAGGATAGAGGGCAAGGGTCAGGCGAGGTTGACGGAACGGCAACTCGAGGGCCAGTCAGTTGCGAGGGGACCAGCCGCTGTAGCAGGTCCCGCAAATCCGGGCGGACAGCACTTGCAGCCTCAGTCGCTAAAAAGCTTCCAACGAGGGACTGCAGCGTTCACGAGCAGGGGCTGAGGAGAAAATAAGGCCAGgtaggaggagaagctggaacATTGGAAATCAAAGGGCTGGGCTTCTAGCGGCCGCAATGGCccaagaagataaaaaactGCCTTCTCCAGAGGCAAACAGCAAACAAGCGGCTGCTACGGGTAGGGTGGACTGGACTTTTCCTCGGCCGAAGCCAAGCCGCGTACAGTAAGTATATCGTGGCGTTGATGCCTTAGTCAAAAGTCAagtctgccgctgctgctacagtGGACGCGTTGTCTTGGGCCTCTGGGGAGGGGGaccctgaaaaaaaaaaagaccagccgagaacgaaaaagaaaaggtaggcaaaaaaaaaaatccgagGACCCTGAACAAGGCTGTGGTGGAGAGCGGCCCTTCGACCTGGGCTCATGACAGGGCATCGTCGAATCAGAAGCCCACTGATGCTGGTAAGACCTAAAGTGCGGAGACGGTAAACTGACTAGCGaatgccaccaccaccatgctGGCACAGAATGACCCGTCCGTCAGGTACTCGCTCGTACAGTACTCGTATATATAGAGGCGGCTTTGGAGGCCAGAGTTGCAGCTGGGACTCGTAGAAGAGCAAGCCATACGCCTGAGGTAGATACCGTACTTGATGCATACAGTAGACAAGGCACGCCCCCCTCCCTGGCATGCCGTGCAGTTCAATTTCGCTCTAGACAGCCAAGACAGACTGCAGTGTGTGGAGTAGCAGCCGTCATTGGCTGGTTTGCTGGAGCCCATGCTGTACCGGTGTAAGTTGGCGGTTGCATTGATGCAAGGCGACCTATTGCGATGCGCTCAGCCCGCTCCGTAAGGTATCAAGATAAAATCAAATCCAAACACGACTACAGGACACAAAAGCCGTACCTATACTTGATGCCCGTGAGCGCTCTGTTCTCTTGCAGCTCCCCGGTGGAAGAGACACGCAGAGCAGCCGGTACTGGTACACGCCCAGAGCGCAGAAACGCCGCGCCAGCCGCAGCAAATGCCGAGCCGCCAAAAGAGTTCTCTGAGGTCTCGACCCGAGACAAAGGTCTGCCAGAATGCCGGGTAGGATCCGGACAGCCAGCGCCGGGCTCGACGTGCCATGCAGCATTTCGAAGGATTCACAGTACTGCTAGGTTTGTATGTGTAAATGCCACTACAAGTTCTCGGCACTGATCCGATTGACAGCTTACTCGGACTACTGGGTGTTACAAGTAGTGCTCCTTACTCGCAACAGTGCGTACACACACTTGCAGGAGGGACAACAAATAACAAGATCCATACTACAACTAGCAAGATGGAATATGCAAGGGCCGATGTGATCTGCTCCCACTtcatcctttttcttttttgtggtgctttcttttttgcttccaaTCCAGCCTTTGAGCATGTGATACTACTGGCGGCAGCAGATGGGACGAACAAGCGGCCCTGGATACCGTGAGCCTCGCTGCATGCATGTTTTATCGGCATATGCTCCGGAAAACCCTTTTGACATCAGCTGATGCCTGTGCGAGTAATATTGCATGTTAGCATGAGGCAGTGGAGCAAGATCTGGGCACTACTGGCAGTAATCTGAGAGCAATTTTCGGAGCATTGCGAGTGCGGAGTCCTTTCTATGGGGCATCTCCAGCACTCCATCACCTGTTGGCGGGCACTGAAGGACCGGCGAGATCTCTGGCAGGCCCCTTACACTCCAGCAGAGCGTCTATCTGCACGCCCTGAAGCCCCCATAGGAATCCCCCGTAGAGCCTATTCACAGGGCAGCTGCCTCGTCtttcctcctcgtcaactGGTGCCGAGTACGGAACGAGGGCAGCTCTTGCCATGCCAAACTCTCCTCTGTCCCGTGACCCAAGGGCACAAAGCACAAGTTTCAAAATCCAAAAAATCAAACTCGACTTTCTCCCAGTCCTCACAACTTTTTCAACTCCAGATCTTCATCCACAGCTGGCTCCAATTCTCGAATCCACCACAAACTTGCCTCTGATCCACCCGGAACACAAGGGAGGACAAGACGCACCAGCCAGAAAAACCAGCTAAAGCAAAGGTAAGCCCGCCCGGCCAGCCCCGCCAGCCATTCCGCGCACCCGCCCCTCCCATCCCAATTTGTTTGTCGATCTCACTAACTCGCTAGCCGTAGTTGTCAATCCACTCAAGATTCAGCATGCCTAATAACCCGGAGCTCTCCAACTACTGGGCTCGAGGTTACTGGAACCGCGAGTACTATGATCAGGATGATGATTCTGACTCTGAATTTGGCTGGGGTGACTGTGACGGCCATCACCCCTTTGGTGAACACTGTGAGATCTGCGCGTCGTCCTTCGACTGCTACTGCTGTGACTGCTATGCCTACGGCGCGTACGCTGGCGACGACAgcttttactattactatcgTCTCTTCTACTGGTACTACTACTGTTTCTACATGGACTACTACACCGGCCACTACGCTGAGCGTGCTGCTCGCGGATCCCAGTCTCGCAACAACCGAGAGGACTTCTAGTCACTCTGGGCGCTTCTGAAGAATACAGGAAACACATAGAGGTTGTACCTGGTAATTTTGTACGTCGGATTATGACGGGATCTGGAAGGCAAGATGCATGAGAAATGTCAGTTACGAGTGAATGAGTGAATGTTTTTCAAGATGGAAGTCCAAATAGTATAGGCTCATCTGATAATAAATGATCAATTGTCGGGTAGGACACCCTTGACAGCATGCTACTACTTTCTTTCCCAGTCTTTGTTTAGGACAGTGCCAAGTGTGCCTCAAATTCCTAGATGTGTATTCAGCGTCCGCCATTCGCTCCAATCTCAAACCCCCCTCCCGCTCCTGTGGCGAATTTCCCAGCTCAAAAATATACTGGGTACGACTGTGGTTTCACATTAATGGAAACACAAAACATGGAGAAGGGTCGGGAGAGCGCGGGAAGAACATGGGGTAAGGTCTAATATTAGCTGTCGTGTACGGGTACAGACCCGTCTCTCTGCACCAAAGTGCCACAAGAAATCCCAAGCCCacgcaaggagaagaaaagagagacacgCACGAAAAAaacaaccaaaaaaaagggggaaccATGCTAACCCAGAGTCCTATGCAGTGTACCAATTTTGCCCTTGCCGAAATctaaagagaagaaaaagattgcTTTCACCATTCGCTCAGTGGTATGCGCCGTGTGCTATTGGGTTCAACCCAAGCATGTCAGCAAAGTTGACGATGGtatactgctgctggagccctTCCAGCTTCTCGCGCAGATAGTCTCGCTGCTCCCTCTCGACTCGCTCCAAGCTAAACAAGAAACGCACCAGAAACACAAAATCTTGTATACGACTTCTCACGTCTTCTTGGGTCTGGCCATAGCCCagcggcagcgccagcacGTCCGCCACGGTGCTGGTGATTTCGAAAATCTTCTGCACAAGCCCAATGCCGTGCGTGACAGTCGTGGAGACGTTTTCGAGCTGGCTCACCAGGTTCCGCACCTGCGCAGAGAGCCGGTACacttggagctggagggcCAGGTCCTCGTGCTGCGGCGCCGAGCGAAAAAGATGGTGCATCAAGCCAAGCTGCCACAGCAGCGTGCGCATCCAGAGCCTGGTCACCAGCAGATCAACATGCTGCAGCTCTGTAAAGGACCCCCGGCCGCTGTCAACCAGTCCTCGCTCGGCCTCTGACGCACCGGCTTCGTCTTGATCCAGCTGGACCTGCTTGCCCTCGATCCACCGCAGGGACACGCCTGCAACTGGCTGCGCCGGGTTCTGCTGGGCGCTCCAGTAGAGCAGCAACGGCCCGTCCAAGAGCTGAAACAGGCGGATCAGACGGTTGAAGCCAGCGTCGATGTGGGTGGGGATCGACGGGTCCCTCGCTGGCAGGCCCGTGGGCAGAGGCGTCATGACACTTGGAAAGCCAGAGAGAATGGTCAGGAAGCGCTCATGGATAAAGACCTGCCAGTACACACGTTGGAACTTGGGCACGTCGCGCGGCTCGAGGGGCACTGCGCTGTGCGAGCACTGCTGGACTTGGATCATTTGCACCATGGTCATGGCCTCACGCAGCACGGCGAAGCAGCGGTCGAGGCGGCTAAAGGCCATCATGGACACGGCGAGGAAGACGCACGTCATGATGCGCCTAAAGGTTGTCCGCATCTCCGTCAGCCTGCCGTTGTGGACGTCCGCCATCGACTGTGCCCGCCTATACGCACCCAGACTCAGTCGGATCAGCTCGGTCATTTTAGCACCAGCCTCACCCTGCACCGTGGGCGTCGTCAGATTGATAGTCACGGCCCCTACCGCATAGACAAAGGCAGCGTCATCAAGGTTGGCGTGCATGTTGTCAATGGCCTGGCGGACCTCATAGCTGGTGATGATGGGGCTGCCCGGATACACTTGCTCTTCATACTTGGCCAGCATGCCGATGAAGAAGCCTGGGGTAAAAGTACGATTGTCCCACGCGGGAGGCGTCGTCTCTGCACCACCAACACCAGCAACGGCACCAGCACCGGCACCAATACCAATAGTACTAATACCAATACCAGCACCAAAACCAAACCCAGCGgtaccaccaccaacaccaccaccagcagagGGGGCCCCGTCTTGGTCCGGGTTCACTATGCCGGCGATGGACGTGACCGCTGGACCCGGCGGTCTCTCGGGATAGTCAGACGGGGAAGCGTTACCATGGCTCGTGGCCGCTATGTTGGACTTGTTGCGGAGCTGCGTGACCAGCCGGTTGCGCACGCTGGGCTTCCGCTTAGTCGACGGCGAGTAGATGCACCCGAGGCCCAGGTGGGAGCATTGGGAGCACGGCTGCGTGCTATTGCATTTCACCTTTCGCACCCTGCATCCGTCGCATGCTTGTGCTGCTCTGTTACTCATGGATGAAGCGGCATGGGACGTTTTGACGGTTTGGGCGCGGCACCTCTAGCTCATGGCGTCACTAGGATCGAGACTAAAGGGAAAATGGATCCAACAAGCGTTCTTAGGCCGGTCGGATGCGCAAGACAGACAAGATAGAAaatcacaaaaaaaaaaaaaaaaaaaaaaaaaaaaaaaaacaagggggGTGGAAAAGGCAACGACACAGCTCTCTGGAACCCCGCCGGAGACCTCTCGTTTGAACgatagaagagagagttGTGTGGGGAAATGGATTGGGAGTCCGACGCATAAACACGCACACAGCAGAAGGAACGGGCAGTTGGATCAAGGGACAAGGAaacgaagcagcagcaatggcgatCAGGTCAGAGAGAATCACAGTTCAAGGATGCGTCGGTCTGTATCTGGATTTGATATTTAACCCCCCACCGGCCATCCCACCTCCACGCTCGGCCAGGCATGTAACTGTACTCTGTAGTTCCAACTGGAATATTAATTAGCCGCCAAAGTGATGGAAGAAGCAAGTCggttgtgtgtgtgtatgtgtgtgtgtctgcCTGCGTGGGTTTGCTCTGCTGTCTCCACAATAGACTCATAGGGCTGGATATTCCTGACACTACCATCAAATAGGCCGTGTGGCTCAATGGCAGAGCGTCTGACTACGATCAAGTACATCAGGAGGTTGCAGGTTCGACCCCTGTCTCGGtcaatctttttcttcctctttcctaCGAGGACATCTTTTTGCCAGTCGGATGTGATAATGGTCAACTCATGATATTTTTGGAGAGGAAGTTGGCTTTTCCCAGCAAAGACGTCGCAGATTGGAGGAGCAGACTCTGCTAACACCCACTTCTTAGGCACGGAAGCGTGGCTTAATTACGTCCAGCCTCGATTCGCACTCTACCGTCGGTCAGAGTTTCTCTGTCTCGCGATGCGCACGGGCAAAAGTCTCACAGCAACCGACTATAAGAGATATCTACTAGTACAATACCTAGCCAATTGGGAAATATCTCACAAGGAAGCGGTCCCTGTAAATAAAGCACACTCTCGCAAGCAACCCAAAATAGCAACTCGATCTTATCTGGCTCTTTATCCTGGGTCCATTATACGATGTTACCGTCTAATCACCATGCACATGGATTTTGGGTTCCATTTCAGTGGAAACGTCCAATTTAGCCATCTAAAACTCCCATCCGGGAGGTAGCGAGGGCGGTACAAACAAGCAAGGATCAAGCTGTCCATCGCGTCGGTGTTGGTGCATGATTTCGGCAGCAAGAGTATAAGCCGGATATATCTCAGCGCAATCAGCCTTTCCATCAACCTTGCGTGACTTGATGGTGACGACGGAAATCACTGAGTGAGCTTCATCTAGTTTCTTGACAATGTTTGATTCAATTCTCATTCAAGTTGTACCGAAGCCGTCTCACAATGACTCCCTCTTTGGTTACATTTCTTCCTTATTTTCTCGAATTTTGAGATCGTATCAAGCGATCACTAATCTGATGGATTTCTTGAGACTTTGATTGGTAAATTGCAAATTAGGATCGTCACTTTGTTTAGGATCGCCACTATGCATACATCTAACCATAGGTATGAA
Proteins encoded:
- a CDS encoding uncharacterized protein (EggNog:ENOG41) — its product is MSNRAAQACDGCRVRKVKCNSTQPCSQCSHLGLGCIYSPSTKRKPSVRNRLVTQLRNKSNIAATSHGNASPSDYPERPPGPAVTSIAGIVNPDQDGAPSAGGGVGGGTAGFGFGAGIGISTIGIGAGAGAVAGVGGAETTPPAWDNRTFTPGFFIGMLAKYEEQVYPGSPIITSYEVRQAIDNMHANLDDAAFVYAVGAVTINLTTPTVQGEAGAKMTELIRLSLGAYRRAQSMADVHNGRLTEMRTTFRRIMTCVFLAVSMMAFSRLDRCFAVLREAMTMVQMIQVQQCSHSAVPLEPRDVPKFQRVYWQVFIHERFLTILSGFPSVMTPLPTGLPARDPSIPTHIDAGFNRLIRLFQLLDGPLLLYWSAQQNPAQPVAGVSLRWIEGKQVQLDQDEAGASEAERGLVDSGRGSFTELQHVDLLVTRLWMRTLLWQLGLMHHLFRSAPQHEDLALQLQVYRLSAQVRNLVSQLENVSTTVTHGIGLVQKIFEITSTVADVLALPLGYGQTQEDVRSRIQDFVFLVRFLFSLERVEREQRDYLREKLEGLQQQYTIVNFADMLGLNPIAHGAYH